In Prochlorococcus marinus CUG1435, the genomic window TGCAAGGCTGAATACTAATATCCATTAACCTTCTCCAAGGATGCCATTGCTTCCAAATTGTCTCAAGAGAATCTGCACTTACTACAGAATGTCCAATCCCATTCTGAACCATAAAAATCCAAGAATGAACCTCATAGTTTTCAGGTCGGTTTTGGGGCCCACCTGATTCGTACCAATTAATTAGCATTTCTGCCCCTTCTTCTTGATCCTCGCCATCTGTAAATTCATAGGAAATCAAATACCTTTGCATATAGATTATTATTAAAATCTCTAAACTATTTTAACTCTAGATTTAGATATTGCCTCCCAATTTAATTAATGCTATGAAGTTTATAGAAGTTTTTGTTTTAAATGAACGAAAGATTTGGGAAAGTTAAGAAGAACATCTTAACTAATTTATCTTTTATAAATAAGACAATCTTGAAGTATTTTCAAAACCATGATCTGTTCGTATAGTTCAAGTTAAGAGATAAAATTTGATACTTTTTAAAATACCTTAAATTGGTTCCCATGTTTATGATTGGCAGACTTTAATGAAAAATAAAAAGGTTGGTAGTGATCCAATTGATAATTTAGAGTACGAAAAAGTTCTAGAAGAAGAAATAATTAATTCATACGAAAGTAAATTTCTGAAAGATACTCAAGCAGACAAAAAAAAGACCAAATTTTACAGACTTAAAAGAACTCCATTAGAAATACTAAATAGGACATTTTTCTTTTTCTTTATTGGAAGTTTTCTTTTCTCTTTGTTTTTAGCTTATTCAGAAAGTAAGTTATGGTTCATACTTTATGTAATAAGTGCATTGTCATGTGTTTTCTATACTCCTAATAGAAAAGCACTTAAAGAATTAATAGCAGCTTGGCCAAATATAGAGGATCTCATTAAAGGAAGGAGTTTGTGGAGAAAAGGCAAGTAAATAGATTATGAAACCATTAAATTCATTTAAAAAGTGGTTATTAAATATTCTTGTGCCATACATTGAGGGGACCAACAAGAAGAAAGAGGATAAAAAATGAGTTTAATAAAGGTTGGAATTATTGTTGAAATTTTTTTGTTTGTGGGAGTTTTTTTATGGGTTAGGAAACTAACTAGTAAAGAAGGTAGGCAACCATCTCTATCAAAAAAAACAATTAAAAATCTCAAATTTTAGAATTTTGATCACAAAATAAGGAATCTTTATAAAGAGAGCAAATTTATGGGAAAATTCTTTACTTTTTTCCTCTCACTTTGTGTATGAAATCAGTTAGAACATCTATATCGTTTTTTAAAAAATATGGTTTCCTCCATTCAAGGTCTTGCTCCAATAACTAATCCATTAAATAGTGTCTTAATAGAAAAGAAACTAATAAATGTTGATCAAAAGTTCATTCAACTTGTCTCTCTAGCAGAAGGATTACCTCGTACAGAAGTCATCGAAAGTGGAAGGAATTATTGGAGAGGTGTTTGTAGAAGCTTAATTTTTAGATTTCCTGATGACCTTGAAATTTTAAAGCTTGATGTAAGAAGTTATGTAGATAGATCAAAAGGAATCATTCAAATAAGATCTGCAGCAAGATTAGGTCAATCAGATTTAGGCGTTAATCTAAGAAGAGTGGAATACTTGTTTAATCAATTAGAGAAATTTTAATTAATCTGTTTTTTATAAATTTAAGGTTCTTTTTACTAAATAGTTGTGCTTTAATTCATAAGAATATTTGAATTGCCATGGTAAAGATAATCTTAGTTGGAATAATTGTCGCGCTTGTATATTCTCAACCTGACCTTCGTCTTACAGTAGCTGATTGGTTAAAAGCAGCTTCTGATTTTCTAATTGAATCGGTACAAGTAAAACCTTGAATTAATTTTTAATGAAGCATTAAATAAGACCTGAAACAGTAATCATTTGTTTAATGCATACAGCTACGAAAATAAATATTATTATTCTGCTTAATATGTATTTCACTTAAACAAATAAATAGTTTTAGGAACATAATAGAAAATTTTTTTGAAATTTTTGAATAGTTAACGATAATAAGGGATATGAAGCTTAGATTATTTGAGTTCTATTTTATTAAAGACTATTTAAGGCCTTGGTTTGGTCT contains:
- a CDS encoding DUF3303 domain-containing protein, giving the protein MQRYLISYEFTDGEDQEEGAEMLINWYESGGPQNRPENYEVHSWIFMVQNGIGHSVVSADSLETIWKQWHPWRRLMDISIQPCMDLDETVGLFKKQKMNTRIV
- a CDS encoding DUF1499 domain-containing protein produces the protein MVSSIQGLAPITNPLNSVLIEKKLINVDQKFIQLVSLAEGLPRTEVIESGRNYWRGVCRSLIFRFPDDLEILKLDVRSYVDRSKGIIQIRSAARLGQSDLGVNLRRVEYLFNQLEKF
- a CDS encoding DUP family protein, whose translation is MKNKKVGSDPIDNLEYEKVLEEEIINSYESKFLKDTQADKKKTKFYRLKRTPLEILNRTFFFFFIGSFLFSLFLAYSESKLWFILYVISALSCVFYTPNRKALKELIAAWPNIEDLIKGRSLWRKGK